AAATGGTCAGTTAAGAATATCCCGATCAATGCCGGAACAGCGGTAGGAACCCCATACGGTATATGTTACTTTTATGAAGTCAGATTCCTCCACAGTTGCAAATTTAACTTGGTTCCAGTTCAAATGGAATGAAAGCTGTTTGATGTATGTTGAGCGGGGCCTGACTGCGGTCAGGCCCTTTTGACGCGGAAGGAGCTATTGATCCGTCCACTGCTCAAAGAGGTTGTACAATTCATCAAGGCGTTCCTCGTCTTCGGCCGCGAACATTAGCAGATGGCCACCGTTGTTGTTCATAATCATAATCAATTCACCCGGCCGGCCAAAAAAACGAACCCCCGTGTATAAATCTGAATCCGCTTGGCGGGATGGAAAATTCTGCTCAATCCGCTCCGTAACAGCCTCATCGATCTCCCAATATTCTTCGCTGCTATCCTCCATCGCCAGCACTGCCTGCATATGGGCCATGGCCAGCAAAAATTCCTTGACAGTCGAACGCAGGCGCTCCCATTCTTCTCCGCTGCGCACATAAACGGGAGGATTATCAAGCTTCATATCCGCTGCACGGATTCCCCAGACGCAGGCTTCCTGATTTTCGGTATAAAAGATGCAATAGTCTTCTTCCATATAACGCGGAAAATTGTGAGGCTGAACCAGAACATCCTGAGTCGCGTTCAATGCAGAGTGGGCCCCAAGCTCCCTATAATACGCCCGCAACACCTGCGGAATATGCCCGTAGCGTTCCAGCCACGGGGTTAACGATTCATGATCGAATCCGCACGGTTCCGTAATGTGGAACAGGTCTCGAATCGCTGTAAAGTCAGTCACTACTTCTCTCTCCCCGTTCGTCAATTTCCAAGTGTTAATTAACGTAATCTTAACATAATTTATTGTGAAAAAAAGCCTAATCCTCTGGCGTAAATGCTCAAGGATCAGGCTTTCTGCTGTTTAATTTAACGCTTCATACAAAGCGATAAGAGCCAAGGACTGTCCGTAGGCCATAGGTCGGAGGGCAATGTTCTTGTAATGCTCCTTATCCATCCCCATGCCGGTTCCGGCCGACACATTCAGCACGGTGCCGTCTGCGCTAATATTTTGACACACCGCCTGAATGGCCTTGTCTGCCGCAGCCTGATAGGAGGCATCCAGAATACCAGCCTTAATACCTTTGATAATCCCTGCGGCGATTGCGGCCGATCCCGATACCTCTTCATAGCTGGACGGGTCCTGCAGGACGGTATGCCACAGACCGGAAGCTGCCTGGAGCGAGACCAGGGCATTGACCTGAGCAGTATACGTATCAATCAGAAACCGCCGGAACCCCGGACTAATCGAATCCTGGCAGGCTTCCAGATAATCGACAATACCATACGTGAACCAGGAATTGCCGCGGCACCAGAAGATACTGCCGAAATTATCATTGCGTTCGAAGCTCCAGCCATGGAAGAACAGGCCGGTATGTTTGTCGAACAAATACTTGATATGGAGCAGAATCTGGTGTTCAGCCTCATGCGCCCACTCCGGGCGGTTGAACTTGCGCCCCGCCTGGTTCAGAAACAGCACCGCCATAAAGAGTGTATCAATCCATAACTGTCCGTTGTGCAGGTGAATGCCGTCCCGGTTGCCAATCGCAGTGACCGTATGCTGGAAACCTCCTTCTTTGGTCTTGGGCAGCTCATGAATGAGCCAATCCGCATGCTCCCGGCATAGCTCCTCCAGTTCGCCGGAGGGCTCAAGCTGATCCAGGAGCAGCACCAAAGGCAGATAAGGAGCTGTTGTATTAATGTTTTTGGAAGGCAGGCCCGTCTCCAGGTTACGGGAAACCCAATTCCGGAAAAATTCCATATAGCGTATATCGCCGTAATAGTTCTGCAGCTTGTAAAGACCGTAAAGACCTACGCCCTGAGGCCAATCCCATTCTTCAATTCCGAAATCCCGTTGCACAATCCCTACTCTGGTATCGGCCTGAACCACTGTTTTATCCTTTTCATAGTCGCTGCCGCCCAGGTTCATAAGCCTGTCTACTACCAGCCCGATTTTTTGCAGCAAGTTTTCATTTGTCATCGATTCATCAGCTCCTTATCATTACATAGGCCCGGTTAAATGGTCCGCAGATGCCACTCACTGTTAATTTCTTTAATTAACGACAGATCACATTTGGGTGTCCGGTCATAGGCCAACAGGCCGTTAATTTCCTGCTCCACATCCGTTAACTGCGTATAACAATACCCATAAATAATCTTGGACGCGTATACCGCCTTCATGATTCTTCCGTATTCCAGAACAAGATCCTCTGCAGATTGTGCACTGGTATATCCCCAGCCATCTTCAGCGCCAGCCTTATAGCTTATACCACCGAATTCAGTTAACAAGATCGGCTCGCCCCGATGCTCATAACCGTCTGCATACACACTCCGGGCTGATGGCTTGGAAGCAAGCATCGTATCCTTCGTAGAAAGAATCCTTTTAAATTCCTCATACTTATCGGGCTCATCCGCTCTGCCATGCTGATAATTGTGTACCGCACAAATGTCAGTCAGCGTCATTTCCCATCCGTCATTCGATATGACTAACCGGGTATTATCCAATGAATGAATCAGACTATACATCGCTACGCTGTGATACTGCTGCTGCTTATCCGATTTCACCAGCGGAATTCCCCAGCTTTCGTTAAGCGGGACCCAGGCCACAATAGAGGGATGATTGAAGTCACGGTCAATAATCTCAATCCATTCTTTAGTTAACCGGGCTACAGCATCATTATTGTAAGAGGCACTCGCCGCACATTCTCCCCACACAAGGAACCCTATCCGGTCTGCCCAGTATAAAAACCGCGGGTCCTCGACCTTTTGATGCTTACGGCAACCGTTGAACCCTAATTCTTTGGCTAATTCAATATCCTTCCTCAGGTGTTCATCCGTTGGCGCCGTAAGTAATCCTTCCTGCCAATACCCTTGGTCCAGTACAAGCTTTTGATAATAAGGTTTGTTATTCAGATAGACCATACCATTCTCTGTATGAACCTTCCGCATGCCGAAATACGACTCTATAGAGTCCACCTCAACCCCGCGATCGTACAGCTTCATTTCCACATCAAACAAATTAGGAGCTTCCGGACTCCATGTCCAGCCGGCACGGTGAAAGTTTGTGCGAAATATTTTCAACCCAAATAGATCTATCATTCTGCGTGTTATAGGCTGTAACAATCGTATCCGGTCCTGAATAACAGGTACTCCGCCAAAAGAAATACGAAGTTCCAAATCTAATTCTTCAGATCCATACCCCTCAGACTTAACCTCTATTCCAACACTCCCTTGATCCAAATCGGGCGTAAACTTCACCTGCTGAATATGAACAGGGTTTACCGCCTCCAGCCACACGGTCTGCCAAATCCCTGTAGTACGGGTATACCAGATGCTTTCCGGCTGCTCTATCCAGAACTGTTTGCCCCGCGGTATCGTCTCATCCGTTGAAGGGTCCTCAACATGAACAGTTACCTGTTCCTCCTGTCCGGTTAAGGCATGTGTAATATCAAAAGAAAATGAAGTGTGTCCACCCTCATGCATCCCGATATATTGACCATTCACATACACCCAAGCTCTATAATCTACCGCTCCAAAATGTAAAACAACACGTTTCGCATACCAGCTTGGATCGAGTGTGAAATTGCGCTTATACCAGACATAGTCATGAAAAGCGGTATCGTGTATTCCGCTGGCAGGGGTTTGAAAAGCAAAGGGAACTTGAATGGTCTGACTGAAATTTTGGCCTGGATCAAACCATCGCTGTTCAGCTCCCACATTCCTGTCATCAAATTCAAATTGCCAGATTCCATTCAAATTAAGCCATGCGTCTCTGACGAACTGCGGACGCGGGTATTCCATCCTATGTGTCATTTAGCTTCAGCTCCCATCTTAGTAGTCCACAACAATAAAAGTTAACTTCTTTGTGGTTTAGATAGTAAATCTCCCCCGCAAGCAAGCAAATACTATCATGATGAAAGCGTTCTTTCAAGGCTCTATCAGCGTTATTCCTGATTTTCAACTTTGTGGTATACTAAATAAAATCAGCGCTTAACCAGATCGTTTATTGTAAACCAAAAAGTTAACAATTGGAGGTCCATATGTTCTTAGAACTCGATGATCATGGCATTGCTGTTTTGAAGGCATTGGCATCTGACACAAGAGCTTCGATTCTTAGACTATTGTTACATACGCCGCTTACGGTCAGTGAGCTCGCCACAAAACTTAACTTAAGTAAAGCTATCGTCTCACGCCATATCCGGTTACTGGAGGACGCCAAGATCATCAAGCTCCAGGACAATCTGGAGGCTACCGACAGCCGAAAGAAGAATTTCATTGTTGCTGTCGATCATATTGCCCTCAACTTCCCGCAAAAGCTCCATCTTCCTTTTAAAGTCATTACGAATGAAATCAAGCTGGGATACTATTCTAATTTTTCAGTCACCCCCACCTGCGGATTAGCCAGCCAGGCAAAAATCATCGGAAAGTTAGACGATCAACGGACCTTCGTTTCCAATGACCGGATCGAGGCTTCCTTACTTTGGTTTGCGGAGGGCTTCGTTGAATATATGATTCCGAATGATTTCAACCACAATTTCACTGCAGAATTACTAGAGTTATCCTTGGAGCTTTCTTCAGAGTTTCCTGGGTCCAACAATAATTGGCCGAGTGATATTGCTTTTTATATCAACGATGTTTTTTTAGGCACCTGGACGGCTCCGGGGAATTTCTCAGATGTGCGCGGGAAATTAACACCAAACTGGTGGGATAACGAACTAAGCCAGTATGGCCTTTTGAAGCATTTAAGAGTAACAAAGAAGGATACTGGAATAGACGGTCAAAAAATATCATCGGTCACCCTCGCTGAGCTAAAGATCGAAGACTCCCCCTTCATTAAGCTGAGGATTGGGATTGACGGGAATTCTAAAAACAAAGGCGGACTTACCATCTTCGGGGAGCACTTTGGAAATTATCCGCAGAATATTCTGCTTAAACTGTTCTATACGGAAGCGGAATAAACCCAACGGGAGGTGCCAGCCATGCAATGGGAAGAGGTTCGTAGGATTTATCCTGATCAATACGTCAAGTTGCAAATCCTTGCATCACATACCCAAGGAAACATTAAGTATGTTGATGAAGTCGCACTGATTCGTGCTATTCAGGACCCGCAAGAAGCGACCAAGGAATTGCTGCGATCTAAGGACGGCGTGATTGTGTCTCACACTGGAAACGAGGAGTTGAAGGTGGAGATTCGTACCCTTCGCGGATTGCGGGGAGTCGTGCAGCATGAAAATTGATTACGTCGATGGCCTGCTGCAAAACGTCCTTAAGCTTGAACTACAAGGAGAGAGCTCTAACTTTCTATCGATTTAATCATTTGGTTTATTTATGCCATGTTCTTCATGTAATACTCCTGCCCTAAAGACTTTAGTTTTATCGTCGATACGGCTATATCTTATATAATTTTTGTTGTCAGGGGACAAGCCTGAACTTTTGAATATCCCGACAAATCTGTAACGTTTTATTCCTAAACTATCTCTATAATTTGCAAAAACTGCTCTTTCCTTATTTAACCTGAAGTCATCTTTAATGAGAGCCATTCTTTCGTCTTCAGTTTGATTTTCTTGTGACTCATCAATATAAGTCCAATCATCAGATAAAAAATTTAACCATCCTCTTGCAGCGGACTTAGCATCTTCATCAACAATAACAGATAGCTTTGGACACCAAACCCAAAGTGTATCGGACACTCGGAAACCACTTCTTTGAAACCCTATATAACCCTTATCAAAAACACTGTTGGCTATATCTGTTATTTGTTTAAACGACACATTATCAAAAATAGAAAGGTATTCTTGCTGTCTGACTTGACTTTGTTCTTCTTCATATGTCAACCACTTTAATTGGGTCCTAGAAGCTTTGTCTTTAATGATTGTAATGACTTCAATAATTCGTTTATTAATCGCTTCTATTGACTGCGATGCATTAATTCTTAAGCAGATAAAATCATTATTTTCATTTTCATTAACTGCGGCAATTATGTCATCCATACGTAATTTGTCTGCTTCTTGATTATTTTTGTGATAAGATTCATCCACTTCTATCGCTACCTGGATTTGTGGAAAGTAGAGATCCATTAGAGCATGTCTGCCATCTTTACGCTTTACATATTGTTGACTTACAGGTTTCAACTCCATATTATCAAGTTTATGCCAAATCGCATTGATAATATAGTTTTCATAATCCTTTCTCTTAGTTCGTGACAAAGTTTTAACTAAATAATCCCGTTTATCCATTTCCTTGTACCTCCAGTATCATGCCTATATGTATAAAGGTCTTCCAGTGTTTATTTTAAATTTAGTTTCCGCTGTGTATGAAGGGTATTATTACCGATCTATCTAGTCCAAAGGTTGATGTAGGAAGTTGTCCTTATTATGCTAAGAATTTTGTTCAAAGCCTATGAGCAGTGATCCCTTCTTTAAAATATTTTATCCTGAGGAATATCTTCTTTAATAATTAACATCAACGATTCTTTAGTAATAGGATCCGACAACCTAGACAGTCTCTTCGATTGATTCAGCGTTATGTCATCAAACAAATTTCGCACAAGACGACCATTTGAAAAGTGATCTTTTTTTTCATTCAATTTAATTTGCAACACATTGCGGACTTTTTTAATAGCATCTTCTTGGGCTATATAATCATTTTGATTGCACGTGTAATTGAATATTTGCACAAGCTCATCGAGGGAGTAATCACTAAATGAAATAAATGTATTGAATCTTGACTTTAATCCTGGATTGGATTCAAAGAAATTATCCATTAAATTTGTATATCCAGCTACGATCACAACAAGGTCATCACGATAATCTTCGAGAGCTTTTGTTAACTCAGTAAGGCTTTCTCTCCCATAACTATCGCTATGATCATTCTCTGTTATGCTATACGCCTCATCAATAAATAGGACTCCACCTTTTGCACGATTAATTAATCTCTTCACCTTAATTGCTGTTTGTCCTTGATACTCAGCAATTAAATCAGTCCTGCTCGCTTCAATGAATTGACCTTTACTCAGTAATCCGATAGCTTTGTACATTCTCCCAACAATACGAGCCACTGTAGTTTTAGCTGTACCAGGATTTCCAAGAAACGCCATATGTAAAGTTTTGTTAGACTTCTTTAGTCCGTTTTCCTCCCGTAAATGTTGTACTTGATTAAAATCAATCAAATCACGAACTTGCTGCTTCACATTTCCAAGACCAACCATTTCATCTAATTGGTTAAGTAACACTTCTAGTGAGACATTGGACGAATCTTTTAATTCTTGGAAAATCCCATCAACATTTGATGCTCCAAGATATTTATATAACATCTCAACAATTTTTTCTTGCTTTTGTTCCATGTTGGGTAAGGATTGTTTCTTAGTTAAGATACCTAAGTTTTTGATTAACTCTAAAACAGCTCTATCATTTTGTTCATCAGTTATTTCTCGAACTAATCGTTCAAAATCAGATGTTTGTCCCAAGAAAACATCCAACTGTTTAGTTTCTTTAATTAGCTGGTATTTGTAATTTTCTGAAATCATCATAAAACCCCACTTATTATAAAAACTACTAGAACACACATGATAGTAATACTACTAAATGAGATAACTTGAGTAATCTTCAATGCTTTGGACAAGTTTCTGACCACCAGATTAAGCTCTACAACATCATTTTTTGCCCCTGAGAGTTCAGATTTAAGATATGTAGATATACTATTCGTACTTTCTGCTCGTTGCTCGATTCCAACATTGAGTTTCTTAATATCATTTTCAACCTCCATCTTGTTTGTTGTGAATTCGTTAATAGTTGAATCCAGTTTGGCATCAAACTCAGAATAGTTTTGAGCGACTTTTTCAGATAAGATTTGGATATTATCCTGAATCAATCGTTTCATATCATTGAGCTTCTCTTCATGGATATCAATTTCTTTATTTAGAGTTTCGATGCATGCAGATATACTTTCTGTTTGTTGCTCCATTCCTACATTGAGTTTCTGAATAGCATCCTTAAAATCCTTCTTGTTTGTTGTGACTTCGTTAGTCATTACATCCAGTTTGGCATCAAACTCAGAATTGTTTTGAGCAACTTTTTCAGATAATATCTGGATATTATCCTGAATCAATCGTTTCATTTCATTGAGTTTCTCTTCATGAATATCAATTTCTTGATTTAGAGTTTTGATGTTAGTCTTATTTTCTGTAATTATTACTTCGATTTTAGATATATTTTCATTTTGATTTGAAACTGCTTGAAATTGTTCAACTTGAAATTCTTTTAAGTAATTGAAATCATCTTGAAAAACTGAAAGTGAAGATAACAATGATTTCACTTCATCGGTAAGATCGGCTAATGTCAGATCTTGAGCCTCAACCTTGGTTTCAAATGCTTTAAGTTTACTTTGCATTGTTGAAAGATTACCGAAAATTATATCAACATCAGTTAAGTGTTCAATCTTCTCTATTTTTTCTTTGAATTTTTTCAAAACTTGGATTACTTGCTTCTGCTGATTAATTATTTGTGTGATCTCATTTTGATTTGTTTGAACGCCTTCAATTCCTTTTAATGCTTTCGCGTTAGCTTCTTCAGCTGCTTTCAGTGAGATCAAAATTCCATGAATATATTCTTTATCTAATGCGGAAAACGTATCGTAGATAGTATTAAATTCTTTAATTGTTCTAACAAGAACTTGATTCTGTTTAATCATTTTATCCTGAATATTTTGAGTCAGCCTATTCAGGTCATCCCCCGTTACTTTATAATCAAACAACCCAAAAGGTCCCCTTGAACCTGGAACACTAGGTAAAATCTCTTCTTTAGGTATTTTTTCACTAAATTCTTTTAATTTATTTTTCTTTTTATTGAAATCATTGGAGCTGTTATTCATAATGGCTATCTGGTTTTTATTTTGATTATGCTTTGTTTCGGTTTTAATTGACATTTCTGATCACCTCAAAGTAAATCTTCTAAATCATTTTGCATTTGAACTAAACTTTTCTGATTATCACTAATGATTTCTTTATTTTTTGAATCATTGGCCTTATCTCCAGCAAATATCTTAATAAGCGATTGTTGCATTATGTCCTTCGCTAATGCGTGATTCTCTGAAATTTCGCTCATAACATTTTCTTTACATGCTGCTACATGGCTTTCAGCTGCAAATAGTTGTACCTGCTGAAGATTCATAAGCTTATTTTTCTTATTAATAATTTGCTGATCAATCTCTTCTTTTGCCTTTCTGGAGATAAATTTATCGATAAGATTTAATACTATTGCGCCTACTAATCCAGATACTAAGCTTGATAAAAACAATCCAATCATATTCGCAAGAGTGCCAATCAGCGGAATCTCAATTTGCATTCCAGGAACTGTAGTAAATAAGAATTTTTCAAAAACCTCTCCAAAGAAAATCGCACTACCACCAACTAATCCAACTGTTATTATTTTTCCAACTTGTGCTACCTTTACGGACAAAGGTTTTTCCTTATTTTTCTTATCTCGAAGAAAATTAAAGGCTTCAACAACAGACGATATCCCTTGCTTAATAAAACTTGATAATTTCTTGAATAGACTTACTATAGGTCCGAAAATTTCAGATACTATTGTGCCGATTAAAGTTGATGCTCCCGTCTGAAGAACACTGTATATTTTGGAGAAGAATGATCTTATGGATTCTTTCATATTAGATAAGAATCCATTAAGCGACTTAGATTTTTCCTTAAAAAAACGGACTAAACCATTCATGATTTCTTTCAACAGTGTAAAAAGCGCTGAGATAGCCATTGTCTTCAAGGCATCTTTTCCAGCTTTTTTCCCCACTTCTTTAGCGGCATCCAATCGAATATCTTTATTAATTGCTTTTCTTGCTCCGTTATCAGCTTTCATCATAAGATCGTCATCAGCAGCAAGTTTATTTTTCATGCGTTTGTTATTTTCTTCTTTTTGCCAATGTTTATCAGCATCGGACATATTTGATTCATCAATCTTTTTATTTGCCTTTTCGTTTTGTTCAACCAGAGATTTTTCCCTAGTCTCACGGGTTTCTGTATACTCTTTGTTACTCTTGGCACCTTTACTTTTATTTAAAGATTCGTTTGTCGGCTTTAGGTTTTCCTCTTTGTTGGCAAGGCTAGCTACATCTAAATTTGCTTGCTTCCTTCTTTGATTATCGAATAGCTCTTTTCTTGATACGACATGATCTAAATTAGCCTTTTCTCCAAGTTTCAAGTCTTTTCCTGTGTATTCATCCTTCAAATTTCCAGCTTGTTGATGCTCCTTCATTGCCTTATTGGCATCTTTGTATCGTTTATCTTGCATAACGGAATTGGCAATATCCTTATACTCTTCAGGATGCTCTCTATCATATTTTTGAATTAATGTTTCATTAGTCATGTCGAGACCAATTTGATTCCCGAACTGTTTCCAGACCTCATCTAAGACTATTTTCCCTAATGAATCAGGATCTGATATGTTATCTCTATCCCTTTCCAGTAGCTCTAAATCAGAAAAGCTATCTTCCAACTGTTTTGATAAGAAACCTCCCACTTCTTCAAAATCAAAGTCAGTTTCATTATTATCGAGTTCAATATTTAGAACTTCATTCTTGTTAGACACGGATTCAAACAGTCCTTCCAAATAAATTTTTATAATTATACTGCTTCATACCTGGAGTTAACTCAAATTCACCTATGTATTTCGTTATCGTTTCTCCCCAAACATACGAAGCTTGCTTGATTAGAGAAGTATTCGGGTTAATATAAACGTTCCGCTCAGCCATTTTGGCCAGATCGGATAGAATGTTCCAATGGTTCGACAAAAAAGTTTAAATTGCTATTACTCATACCATTCACCTCTGGATGATTTATTCTTAAAATGTAAAATGATGCATAGGTAAATATTCCTAAGTCCATAATAACATGTCTCAATACAAGGAGAGTATAAAAAAATGAGGACTCAAGTTGAGTCCCCATAATTGATCTCATCAATACGTCTAAGCCAGGCATCGAAATAACTTCTGCTGAGGTTCTCCACCCAATGATTACATAATAGATAAGCATAGCCATGGATCGAATACGGATCAGCGTAGAATCTTGGACGTCCGTTTATATTCCGCTGTTCGGTCAAGGAACAGGTTGGGTCGACCTTCTTCAATATGGGGTACGTGATGTTGAAGGTTCTTTTGGCATAGTCTAACCGCTGCAACCGCTCAATTTCTTGCACAGTTAATACATCATTTGCAATCAAGCGTTCAAAACTGGATTTAACAAAAGCACCAATCTTTATTTCCTCAGATCCTTTAAAATCGGCTGGCATTTTCTTAATCTTAAACTTGCTTATCGACTGCCCTATACTCTGCTTATCCTCCGCGAATAGATTATACATTTGTATACTTCGCATAAACAGCTCCGAAGTATCAGACACAGAATTGGATAAGGCTGTAACCACATTGAAGATTTTCTCCTTGAAGTCTTCATTGCACAGAAGCTCAAAACGAAAATCTAAACCTTTTGCATGGAACAGCTCCTGGAGTTCGGCTATGTAGAGTTGCAGCGGTTCACGAATTGCACCATATATTCTTGGAGCAGCAAAAATAATATTTCCAGCATTCAAATTGAAATACCCATGAATCGCCATAGCAGTGCGAATCATTTTCTTCAGTACTCTGGAAATTGTTTCTTCCTTTGAGCCGTAATTCAAGCCATACTCATGAAAAGCTACATCTATTCCGTATATACTCTCAACACCATTTAGTCCTCCAACTTCCATACCCAAAGCATCAATCTCCGCCTGTTGGAGTAGTTGGGAGAATGAACTGTTTTGCTTAAACAAATCAAGGCTGTATTTCTGTTTAAAATATTGATCTGAATCTTTCATCATACTTTCGACGACAGCTTCGTTATGAATTTCCCACGACTTCACTGATGGCTTCCAGTTCAACTGAACAAGCTGACAATTCTTTGCATGTCTCAGCCATGAGAGTATCAAGGATTCTCCGATTTCTATTTTCAACAGAGCTACACCTCATCACCTATTTTTCTGAATGCAGTCTTCTCTCCAAGCGTGACTGAATCCACTTCCCAACCAGCGTGCAGCCATGACTTAGCTTGTGCATTCGTCAACGCATTAGCCCACCACGGACGATATTTACTCGCAGATGCAGGCAGTGCGAAACCTAGTACCGCTTCGATTTGGTCTATAGTCATAATCACTTGCTTGCCTTCAGTACTCAGTAAATATCGATAGAGTGAAACATATTTCCCAACGGTATTCTCCGAAAGATTCTTCGGCTGATCTCTATTCTTTTTTAATGTGCGCTGTACAATTACTTCAGACGGTGACTCCAGCGAATCTCCAGATATCGCCTCCTGTCCTTCCAATGCTCGGGTCAACCTTTGCAGCATATAGCCAATCCCCGTACAATCACCTAGAGGAAAAAACAATTCCTGTCGTTGATTAAATACAGCC
The sequence above is a segment of the Paenibacillus sp. FSL R7-0204 genome. Coding sequences within it:
- a CDS encoding glycoside hydrolase family 88/105 protein, yielding MTNENLLQKIGLVVDRLMNLGGSDYEKDKTVVQADTRVGIVQRDFGIEEWDWPQGVGLYGLYKLQNYYGDIRYMEFFRNWVSRNLETGLPSKNINTTAPYLPLVLLLDQLEPSGELEELCREHADWLIHELPKTKEGGFQHTVTAIGNRDGIHLHNGQLWIDTLFMAVLFLNQAGRKFNRPEWAHEAEHQILLHIKYLFDKHTGLFFHGWSFERNDNFGSIFWCRGNSWFTYGIVDYLEACQDSISPGFRRFLIDTYTAQVNALVSLQAASGLWHTVLQDPSSYEEVSGSAAIAAGIIKGIKAGILDASYQAAADKAIQAVCQNISADGTVLNVSAGTGMGMDKEHYKNIALRPMAYGQSLALIALYEALN
- a CDS encoding glycoside hydrolase family 2 protein yields the protein MTHRMEYPRPQFVRDAWLNLNGIWQFEFDDRNVGAEQRWFDPGQNFSQTIQVPFAFQTPASGIHDTAFHDYVWYKRNFTLDPSWYAKRVVLHFGAVDYRAWVYVNGQYIGMHEGGHTSFSFDITHALTGQEEQVTVHVEDPSTDETIPRGKQFWIEQPESIWYTRTTGIWQTVWLEAVNPVHIQQVKFTPDLDQGSVGIEVKSEGYGSEELDLELRISFGGVPVIQDRIRLLQPITRRMIDLFGLKIFRTNFHRAGWTWSPEAPNLFDVEMKLYDRGVEVDSIESYFGMRKVHTENGMVYLNNKPYYQKLVLDQGYWQEGLLTAPTDEHLRKDIELAKELGFNGCRKHQKVEDPRFLYWADRIGFLVWGECAASASYNNDAVARLTKEWIEIIDRDFNHPSIVAWVPLNESWGIPLVKSDKQQQYHSVAMYSLIHSLDNTRLVISNDGWEMTLTDICAVHNYQHGRADEPDKYEEFKRILSTKDTMLASKPSARSVYADGYEHRGEPILLTEFGGISYKAGAEDGWGYTSAQSAEDLVLEYGRIMKAVYASKIIYGYCYTQLTDVEQEINGLLAYDRTPKCDLSLIKEINSEWHLRTI
- a CDS encoding ArsR/SmtB family transcription factor, with the translated sequence MFLELDDHGIAVLKALASDTRASILRLLLHTPLTVSELATKLNLSKAIVSRHIRLLEDAKIIKLQDNLEATDSRKKNFIVAVDHIALNFPQKLHLPFKVITNEIKLGYYSNFSVTPTCGLASQAKIIGKLDDQRTFVSNDRIEASLLWFAEGFVEYMIPNDFNHNFTAELLELSLELSSEFPGSNNNWPSDIAFYINDVFLGTWTAPGNFSDVRGKLTPNWWDNELSQYGLLKHLRVTKKDTGIDGQKISSVTLAELKIEDSPFIKLRIGIDGNSKNKGGLTIFGEHFGNYPQNILLKLFYTEAE
- a CDS encoding AbaSI family restriction endonuclease, producing MDKRDYLVKTLSRTKRKDYENYIINAIWHKLDNMELKPVSQQYVKRKDGRHALMDLYFPQIQVAIEVDESYHKNNQEADKLRMDDIIAAVNENENNDFICLRINASQSIEAINKRIIEVITIIKDKASRTQLKWLTYEEEQSQVRQQEYLSIFDNVSFKQITDIANSVFDKGYIGFQRSGFRVSDTLWVWCPKLSVIVDEDAKSAARGWLNFLSDDWTYIDESQENQTEDERMALIKDDFRLNKERAVFANYRDSLGIKRYRFVGIFKSSGLSPDNKNYIRYSRIDDKTKVFRAGVLHEEHGINKPND
- a CDS encoding AAA family ATPase — its product is MMISENYKYQLIKETKQLDVFLGQTSDFERLVREITDEQNDRAVLELIKNLGILTKKQSLPNMEQKQEKIVEMLYKYLGASNVDGIFQELKDSSNVSLEVLLNQLDEMVGLGNVKQQVRDLIDFNQVQHLREENGLKKSNKTLHMAFLGNPGTAKTTVARIVGRMYKAIGLLSKGQFIEASRTDLIAEYQGQTAIKVKRLINRAKGGVLFIDEAYSITENDHSDSYGRESLTELTKALEDYRDDLVVIVAGYTNLMDNFFESNPGLKSRFNTFISFSDYSLDELVQIFNYTCNQNDYIAQEDAIKKVRNVLQIKLNEKKDHFSNGRLVRNLFDDITLNQSKRLSRLSDPITKESLMLIIKEDIPQDKIF
- a CDS encoding coiled-coil domain-containing protein; translation: MSIKTETKHNQNKNQIAIMNNSSNDFNKKKNKLKEFSEKIPKEEILPSVPGSRGPFGLFDYKVTGDDLNRLTQNIQDKMIKQNQVLVRTIKEFNTIYDTFSALDKEYIHGILISLKAAEEANAKALKGIEGVQTNQNEITQIINQQKQVIQVLKKFKEKIEKIEHLTDVDIIFGNLSTMQSKLKAFETKVEAQDLTLADLTDEVKSLLSSLSVFQDDFNYLKEFQVEQFQAVSNQNENISKIEVIITENKTNIKTLNQEIDIHEEKLNEMKRLIQDNIQILSEKVAQNNSEFDAKLDVMTNEVTTNKKDFKDAIQKLNVGMEQQTESISACIETLNKEIDIHEEKLNDMKRLIQDNIQILSEKVAQNYSEFDAKLDSTINEFTTNKMEVENDIKKLNVGIEQRAESTNSISTYLKSELSGAKNDVVELNLVVRNLSKALKITQVISFSSITIMCVLVVFIISGVL
- a CDS encoding DUF7662 domain-containing protein, with protein sequence MNRDKSLCIIPCGAAKIWDKQHSIGPVEAQNVYTGVFAVACQRYAKTFFDHWVILSAKYGFLFPEDVIPEDYNVSFIKPSSETIHIAQLKEQAESKGLFNYKEITVLGGKHYTDRAKAVFNQRQELFFPLGDCTGIGYMLQRLTRALEGQEAISGDSLESPSEVIVQRTLKKNRDQPKNLSENTVGKYVSLYRYLLSTEGKQVIMTIDQIEAVLGFALPASASKYRPWWANALTNAQAKSWLHAGWEVDSVTLGEKTAFRKIGDEV